One segment of Lytechinus variegatus isolate NC3 chromosome 13, Lvar_3.0, whole genome shotgun sequence DNA contains the following:
- the LOC121425976 gene encoding G-protein coupled receptor 52-like → MENLTTGYVNISNTTVDIASSSQPMWQVNFHLIAYPISALLAILLNCANLVTVPQVSNCFGENTKLCLMCLAVVDLFTGLICSTSGVLFVLVPIPQSVYYTILILCTAFVWQSMLILTLASVDRYIAVTQPLQYFVLASRKRMIVALTAVVIFPLILSAVSYLQSILRGICPPFATFCISGSITPSHVVYNIIPFTAVVITTFVNVRLVSIARRHALQIAAIEAAVNSGNVALPLPTSAGMKGLKTVLAVTCVFYLAWLPSTIINILSPIPRINVPIALSLIVRYAITSNSWWNACVYWIMNKSYRNVLLKMLPFRFGTCIRSCDATAQSPLHNQVHVAYIPPRSER, encoded by the coding sequence ATGGAGAATTTGACTACAGGATACGTAAATATTTCAAACACAACTGTTGACATTGCCAGCAGCAGCCAACCAATGTGGCAAGTCAACTTCCATCTTATCGCATATCCCATCAGCGCATTACTCGCCATTTTACTAAATTGCGCCAATCTTGTGACCGTTCCTCAAGTTTCAAACTGTTTTGGTGAAAACACCAAACTTTGTCTGATGTGCCTCGCTGTCGTCGATCTTTTCACCGGACTGATATGTTCAACATCCGGGGTATTATTCGTCCTCGTGCCCATTCCACAAAGCGTCTATTACACCATCCTTATCCTGTGCACTGCGTTTGTATGGCAGTCCATGTTGATTTTGACGCTCGCGTCCGTTGACCGGTACATCGCGGTAACGCAACCACTTCAATATTTCGTGCTTGCTTCGCGCAAGCGCATGATCGTCGCCCTTACCGCGGTAGTCATTTTCCCGCTCATTCTCTCAGCCGTATCCTATCTTCAGAGTATCTTGAGGGGAATATGCCCGCCTTTCGCAACTTTCTGCATATCTGGTAGCATCACACCAAGTCACGTCGTCTATAACATCATACCTTTCACGGCAGTCGTGATCACTACTTTCGTGAACGTTCGTCTGGTTTCTATCGCGCGTCGTCACGCACTTCAGATCGCTGCGATTGAAGCCGCGGTAAACTCTGGTAACGTCGCCCTACCGCTACCGACCTCAGCGGGAATGAAGGGACTGAAGACAGTTCTCGCGGTCACTTGTGTGTTCTACCTTGCATGGCTACCGAGtaccatcatcaacattttaAGTCCGATACCAAGGATAAACGTCCCGATTGCACTATCGTTAATCGTGAGATATGCTATTACCTCTAACAGTTGGTGGAATGCTTGCGTCTATTGGATCATGAATAAGTCATATCGAAATGTTCTCCTTAAGATGTTACCATTCCGCTTTGGAACATGCATCAGATCATGTGACGCGACTGCACAGTCTCCACTGCACAACCAGGTACATGTAGCTTACATCCCTCCCAGGTCTGAACGCTAG
- the LOC121426528 gene encoding uncharacterized protein LOC121426528 — MRGAPGRKQNAMMHLQLKSFESMLQTFLEKHETGSLYRAFAQVIPHNRHVNTLDGLNDFTNRWVLDLEDRHLTDQSTMQRIEDFNQDIKYLKDMKTIFDERIYSVLFEFYYEMVMEEIPQAAKLVERGRRASSEVKGSNLLVMSNTKGYDALNESMPVRKLYDISKDCEKLFLTIHQLQLIDVRWGSLLKSEEVDVELFDPESIHDVKLYPNHYRFGELLRLIPDIMHKTQNAIKLARSWWYQAERIRRRLRGQKIREETSSDPPLESDDIHLAESPKEHLPTADILHEDRSTIPCRLPSPQKRHRLDEYHNPNTDYRTDETRDKEFKEEESERYNERIPFDKQDDSLVGRTPRHLDFETHPTFPAVTETVEKRLKELTTSIALRRMELASETNELEFFNRRQERIRKLRSNMKLADNAIEAMEDELKSYTLVKERLILQLEEAEDSSERRHISEKLKTIDQKVNDIQELSKVSKYRQKLMNNDLKLKLDLKATFTRYRNEVQGRVDLLSSAVQEEEEKKDQLEHELMLLHLQDGLDKQDHTNYKEKGSLHKNRHYVYKTNEAQVIPRAAKKATGSVPWLESSRESPEDAIQTDYDLDTPAYKESYSPDLLYDHLRPLGTSRDHDRASDYGDVSPDLLKQISRNSIDSGINGMGNRNHDKKVRRQQGKRNHLLTHQVTQNNGYASELNGFKDKQERSKLSRKTPIPEIHYLPPSSKGSREHWKDPENVFSDEYDYDPHGYDGTDDQDTSYPDHKDSRRKVHRRHPPATTKDMDLPTRNVKRHPRRSLAQKNIGAPVSHLPQLREEDDRSPTAPRRDRTPRMYDPKRESQDSLINSYSPVPLYMPLGVHQSGKLNTGEGGGGSRNSKKAQGLAPRSKIDQPDLLSPLYQQNEKQQSRKPHTLSRIPVKTIH, encoded by the exons ATGCGAGGTGCTCCTGGGAGGAAACAGAACGCTATGATGCATCTACAGCTGAAGAGCTTCGAGAGCATGTTACAAACCTTCCTGGAGAAACACGAGACGGGGTCACTCTATCGCGCCTTCGCCCAGGTTATTCCTC ATAATCGTCATGTGAATACCTTGGATGGTTTGAATGATTTTACAAATCGCTGGGTCTTGGATCTTGAAGATAGGCATCTTACTGACCAATCAACCATGCAACGGATCGAAGATTTCAACCAGGATATCAAATACCTTAAAGATATGAAAACGATATTTGATGAGCGTATCTATTCAGTACTGTTTGAATTTTATTACGAGATGGTGATGGAGGAGATTCCGCAAGCTGCCAAATTGGTTGAGAGAGGGCGTCGTGCAAGTAGCGAGGTCAAGGGTTCTAATCTCCTTGTCATGTCAAACACAAAAGGCTACGACGCACTCAATGAGTCAATGCCAGTCAGGAAGTTGTACGATATTTCCAAAGATTGCGAGAAGCTATTTCTAACCATCCACCAACTGCAACTGATTGATGTCCGCTGGGGTAGTCTTCTGAAATCAGAGGAAGTGGATGTTGAATTGTTCGATCCTGAATCGATTCATGATGTGAAGCTCTATCCAAATCACTATAGATTCGGGGAGCTTTTGCGACTTATTCCAGATATCATGCATAAGACACAAAACGCCATCAAGTTAGCACGAAGCTGGTGGTACCAGGCTGAAAGGATAAGAAGACGTCTTCGAGGACAGAAGATCCGTGAAGAAACAAGCTCCGATCCTCCTTTGGAAAGTGATGACATTCACTTAGCTGAATCTCCAAAGGAGCATCTGCCTACAGCTGACATATTACACGAGGACCGGTCAACCATACCCTGCAGATTGCCCTCTCCACAGAAGCGTCACAGACTTGATGAATATCACAATCCCAACACTGACTACAGAACTGACGAAACACGGGATAAGGAgttcaaagaagaagaaagtgaaAGATACAATGAAAGAATTCCTTTTGATAAACAAGATGATTCCTTGGTTGGGAGAACACCCCGACACCTAGATTTTGAAACTCACCCAACGTTTCCTGCAGTAACCGAAACAGTTGAAAAACGACTCAAAGAACTAACCACTTCTATTGCTTTGAGACGAATGGAGTTAGCCTCAGAGACCAACGAACTTGAATTCTTTAATCGCAGACAAGAAAGAATCCGAAAATTAAGATCAAACATGAAGCTTGCAGACAACGCGATAGAAGCAATGGAAGACGAACTGAAGAGCTATACACTAGTAAAAGAGCGACTTATTCTGCAGTTAGAAGAAGCAGAAGACTCCTCTGAAAGAAGACACATTTCAGAGAAGCTTAAGACAATTGATCAGAAAGTAAATGATATTCAAGAGCTCTCAAAAGTTTCGAAATATCGTCAAAAACTTATGAACAATGACTTGAAACTCAAACTAGACCTAAAAGCAACATTCACCAG GTACCGAAATGAGGTGCAAGGGCGAGTTGATCTATTATCCTCAGCAGTccaagaagaagaggagaagaaagaCCAACTAGAACATGAGCTAATGTTACTTCATCTGCAGGATGGCTTAGACAAACAAGATCACACGAACTACAAGGAAAAGGGGTCATTGCACAAGAATCGCCACTATGTATACAAGACCAACGAGGCTCAAGTTATTCCTAGGGCGGCAAAGAAAGCGACTGGGAGCGTCCCCTGGTTAGAAAGCAGCAGGGAATCTCCCGAAGATGCTATTCAAACTGATTACGATCTTGATACACCGGCGTACAAGGAGTCGTATTCCCCAGATCTACTCTATGATCATTTGCGACCACTTGGTACAAGTAGGGATCATGATAGAGCTTCTGATTACGGGGATGTTAGTCCGGATCTCTTGAAACAAATAAGTCGTAACTCTATTGATAGCGGGATCAATGGAATGGGAAACAGGAATCATGATAAAAAGGTCAGACGTCAACAGGGCAAACGGAATCATCTACTCACACATCAGGTAACTCAAAACAACGGGTATGCCTCTGAGTTAAACGGTTTCAAAGACAAGCAAGAAAGATCAAAGCTCAGTCGGAAAACTCCTATTCCTGAAATACACTATCTCCCCCCAAGTTCTAAAGGAAGCAGGGAGCACTGGAAAGACccagaaaatgttttttctgaTGAATATGATTACGACCCACATGGATACGATGGGACAGATGACCAAGATACAAGTTACCCTGACCATAAAGACAGCAGACGAAAGGTACATAGAAGACATCCTCCTGCAACAACTAAAGACATGGATTTACCGACGAGAAATGTAAAAAGACACCCTCGAAGGTCACTGGCACAGAAGAACATCGGTGCTCCAGTGTCTCATCTGCCACAACTCCGTGAGGAGGACGACCGATCACCTACAGCTCCAAGGAGGGATCGAACCCCGAGGATGTACGACCCAAAGAGAGAGAGCCAAGATAGTCTCATCAACTCCTATTCGCCAGTGCCGCTTTACATGCCCCTCGGTGTTCATCAGAGCGGTAAGCTAAACACTGGTGAAGGTGGTGGAGGATCTAGGAATTCTAAAAAGGCACAGGGATTGGCGCCAAGGAGCAAGATAGACCAACCAGATCTTCTGTCACCATTGTACCAACAAAACGAGAAACAACAAAGTAGAAAACCACATACACTTAGTCGTATCCCAGTCAAAACAATACACTAA